In one window of Nocardia brasiliensis DNA:
- a CDS encoding holin: protein MHHARVDALRGTRTERGYGTAHSARFRAGVLARDDQTCQMCGGFADVADHHPLSRRELVAAGLDADDPQYGRALCVYCHNRHTGRTQGHGNLGKAR from the coding sequence ATGCATCACGCCCGCGTCGACGCCTTGCGCGGCACTCGCACGGAGCGCGGCTATGGCACTGCGCACTCCGCGCGATTCCGCGCTGGTGTGCTCGCCCGCGACGACCAGACCTGCCAGATGTGCGGCGGATTCGCCGACGTCGCCGACCACCATCCACTCAGTCGCCGCGAGCTCGTCGCCGCGGGCCTCGATGCCGATGACCCGCAGTACGGGCGAGCGCTGTGCGTGTACTGCCACAACCGCCACACCGGCCGGACCCAAGGCCACGGCAACCTCGGCAAAGCGCGGTGA
- a CDS encoding DUF6338 family protein, whose protein sequence is MNLPQTVAQFFVLLLLVVPGITFIAVRRTLRGPGADDKDFSARLANAIAVSIAFACLYALCLGPWLIELWTKNAQGVPGYVRRPQLAALTAAGLAFAVPIGVAAICNLRVRRVAPNRWVRDLRVVRLPMGYAAPSAWDARASSRADCFIRIYTADSMWVGGYIPGNAGFIATHPQPRDIFIPEPWKMNANGEFVDPVENSIGLYVPLTGAERVEWVAEPEGEEAPRPPDQPADGASS, encoded by the coding sequence GTGAATCTGCCGCAGACCGTAGCTCAGTTCTTCGTGCTGTTGCTGCTGGTGGTCCCCGGCATCACCTTCATCGCAGTTCGGCGCACTTTGCGCGGGCCAGGAGCCGACGACAAGGATTTCAGCGCCCGGCTGGCCAACGCGATTGCAGTCAGCATCGCTTTCGCGTGCCTCTATGCCCTATGTCTCGGCCCCTGGCTGATCGAGCTGTGGACCAAGAACGCCCAGGGGGTACCGGGATATGTCCGGCGCCCCCAATTGGCGGCACTTACGGCCGCTGGGCTTGCGTTCGCAGTGCCTATCGGGGTCGCCGCGATCTGCAATCTCCGTGTACGTCGGGTTGCGCCCAACCGCTGGGTACGTGATCTCAGGGTGGTCAGGCTGCCGATGGGCTACGCGGCTCCGAGCGCATGGGATGCCCGCGCGTCCAGTCGAGCAGACTGTTTCATCAGAATCTATACAGCGGACAGTATGTGGGTCGGTGGCTACATACCTGGCAACGCTGGCTTCATTGCCACGCACCCGCAGCCGCGCGACATCTTCATCCCCGAACCCTGGAAGATGAACGCAAACGGAGAGTTTGTCGACCCTGTTGAAAACAGCATCGGCCTCTACGTGCCACTTACGGGCGCTGAGCGCGTCGAATGGGTCGCAGAACCCGAGGGAGAAGAAGCACCCCGCCCTCCGGACCAGCCAGCGGACGGAGCTTCCTCCTAG
- a CDS encoding WhiB family transcriptional regulator: MIPSLPRPAPWMEQAACAGSDPEGWATDNLPELPGERTRYAQRVCAGCPVIRQCAQWALAEPLTTGDYITGVVLAGMAHTDNSAKRGPCERVRRRMAERFDLPYIPKPGNGHHSGAPCLGCGRLTVPALRSPGPAQRRYAGHGYCTTCYNPAVRRTKDTEGQHE, encoded by the coding sequence GTGATCCCCTCTCTGCCCCGGCCCGCACCGTGGATGGAGCAGGCGGCCTGCGCAGGCAGCGACCCCGAAGGGTGGGCCACCGACAACCTTCCCGAGCTGCCCGGCGAACGGACCCGGTATGCGCAGCGCGTATGTGCAGGCTGTCCGGTCATCCGCCAATGCGCGCAGTGGGCGCTGGCCGAGCCGCTCACGACCGGCGACTACATCACCGGGGTCGTGCTCGCCGGAATGGCTCACACCGACAACAGCGCCAAACGTGGTCCCTGCGAGCGCGTCCGGCGCCGGATGGCCGAGCGGTTCGACTTGCCCTACATCCCCAAGCCCGGCAACGGACACCACTCCGGCGCCCCATGCCTGGGCTGCGGACGCCTGACCGTGCCCGCGCTCAGGTCGCCCGGCCCCGCGCAGCGGCGCTACGCCGGACACGGCTACTGCACAACCTGCTACAACCCCGCGGTCCGACGCACGAAAGACACTGAAGGACAACACGAATGA
- a CDS encoding bifunctional DNA primase/polymerase — protein MTGPYATAALGLWDAGWHGVLPLPPGKKASPPEGYTGYSGAYPKYPDVYSWTEQHADGNIALRMPDDVIGIDVDAYGTKTGGATYSHAVRDWGVLPRTWMSTARTDGISGIRFYRVPPGTRLVTQITFPAANLAHIEIIQWFHRYAVVSPSIHPDTGKPYRWCDPDGFWADEPPSVDEFPALPARWVQELAAPAEAPLADVDVAAVLAALPAGPMNVVVTARLERAMTDLRSLGAGSRHDTTTQHVLALLRMAEQGRGGVAEALTALGQEFVRVVGADRGEGPARAEYVRMVTGPRGHQMIAATPTIDIATISGVAEEQRHIPGAATERRPVEPSPVAEPTTEPLDEFWGCRASLRTIRQFAFARMCSPWSVLGVVMARLITTVPPWITLPPLIGGRGSLNLFVALVGPSGGGKGASESAATDLFPAPVHVAPIGSGEGLAHQYAHIEKRVVTWDRCAVLFSESEIDTLAGIGSRTGSTLMGKLRNAFSGEEIGFSYADASRRITLGKHAYRMCFVLGVQPSKAGPLISDAGGGTPQRFVWLPTTDPGISVDRPPEPCSLPEGPVWGAYSRSVAIPKSAELAITENHVLRGRGDGHALDGHSLFVREKVALALAALDGRTDIGEDDWHLSGIVMEVSDRTREMVTAELRRAAREANAERGRELGEQRAVADAVAEAEKVSRVASWTVAKLTEFGGRAGWPRLHRRLASRDRDYLEGALLQLAEEGRIVITEEREICLYEASGSNGFDQPKAGI, from the coding sequence ATGACCGGCCCGTACGCTACGGCTGCACTCGGGCTCTGGGATGCCGGATGGCATGGCGTTCTGCCGCTGCCGCCGGGCAAGAAGGCGTCGCCACCGGAGGGATACACCGGATACTCCGGCGCCTATCCGAAATACCCCGACGTCTACTCCTGGACCGAGCAGCACGCCGACGGCAACATCGCGTTACGCATGCCCGACGATGTCATCGGTATCGACGTCGATGCCTACGGCACCAAGACCGGCGGTGCGACATACTCACACGCGGTGAGGGATTGGGGCGTGCTGCCCCGGACATGGATGTCTACGGCACGCACCGACGGAATTTCCGGAATCCGCTTCTACCGCGTGCCGCCAGGCACTCGACTGGTCACCCAGATCACCTTTCCCGCAGCGAATCTGGCCCACATCGAGATCATCCAATGGTTTCACCGCTACGCCGTCGTCTCGCCGAGCATCCACCCCGACACTGGCAAACCGTATCGGTGGTGCGATCCGGATGGTTTCTGGGCCGATGAGCCGCCGAGTGTCGACGAGTTCCCGGCCTTGCCCGCACGGTGGGTCCAAGAGCTGGCCGCCCCAGCGGAAGCGCCGCTGGCCGATGTCGATGTCGCCGCCGTGCTGGCGGCGCTGCCCGCCGGGCCGATGAACGTCGTCGTCACGGCGCGCCTCGAACGCGCGATGACCGACCTACGCTCCCTCGGCGCCGGAAGCCGCCACGACACCACAACCCAGCACGTCCTCGCCCTGCTGCGGATGGCCGAGCAAGGTCGTGGCGGCGTCGCAGAAGCACTGACGGCACTTGGGCAGGAGTTCGTCCGAGTGGTCGGCGCAGACCGCGGTGAGGGGCCAGCGCGGGCCGAGTACGTGCGCATGGTGACCGGGCCGCGCGGGCATCAGATGATCGCGGCGACGCCGACCATCGACATCGCCACGATCTCCGGTGTCGCCGAGGAGCAGCGGCACATTCCCGGCGCGGCGACCGAACGGCGGCCGGTCGAACCCTCGCCGGTCGCCGAGCCGACGACTGAACCCCTCGACGAGTTCTGGGGTTGCCGGGCGAGCCTGCGAACGATCCGGCAGTTCGCGTTCGCGCGGATGTGCTCGCCATGGAGCGTGCTGGGCGTTGTGATGGCACGGCTGATCACCACGGTTCCGCCGTGGATCACGTTGCCGCCGTTGATCGGTGGCCGGGGATCGCTCAACTTGTTCGTCGCGCTCGTCGGCCCATCCGGCGGCGGCAAAGGCGCCTCGGAATCGGCGGCGACCGACCTGTTCCCCGCACCGGTGCATGTTGCTCCGATCGGCTCCGGCGAGGGGCTGGCGCACCAGTACGCCCACATCGAAAAGCGGGTCGTGACCTGGGACCGCTGCGCGGTGCTGTTCAGCGAATCCGAGATCGACACCCTCGCCGGGATCGGCAGCCGGACCGGCTCCACGCTGATGGGCAAACTTCGAAATGCATTCTCGGGGGAGGAGATCGGCTTCTCCTATGCCGACGCGAGCCGTCGAATCACCCTCGGCAAGCACGCCTACCGGATGTGTTTCGTGCTGGGTGTCCAGCCATCCAAGGCCGGACCACTCATCAGCGACGCCGGAGGCGGCACTCCGCAACGCTTCGTGTGGCTGCCGACGACCGATCCTGGCATCAGCGTCGACCGGCCGCCGGAACCGTGCTCGCTGCCGGAGGGGCCGGTCTGGGGCGCCTACTCGCGCTCGGTGGCGATCCCGAAGTCCGCGGAGCTGGCGATCACCGAGAACCACGTCCTGCGAGGCCGCGGCGACGGCCACGCTCTCGATGGGCACAGCCTGTTCGTCCGCGAGAAGGTCGCTCTCGCACTGGCCGCGCTGGACGGCCGGACCGACATCGGCGAAGACGACTGGCACCTGTCCGGGATTGTCATGGAGGTCAGTGACCGGACTCGGGAGATGGTCACCGCGGAGCTACGTCGCGCCGCCCGAGAGGCCAACGCCGAACGTGGTCGCGAGCTCGGAGAGCAGCGCGCGGTCGCCGACGCCGTCGCCGAAGCCGAGAAGGTCTCCAGGGTGGCGTCGTGGACGGTCGCCAAACTGACCGAGTTCGGTGGCCGGGCGGGCTGGCCGCGCCTGCATCGCCGCCTGGCCTCGCGCGATCGTGACTACCTCGAAGGCGCGTTGCTCCAGTTGGCCGAGGAAGGCCGCATCGTGATCACCGAGGAGCGTGAGATCTGCCTCTATGAGGCATCGGGCAGCAACGGATTCGACCAACCGAAGGCTGGGATATGA
- a CDS encoding HNH endonuclease signature motif containing protein — protein MGVAAKLGDPRLPERFWDKVAVVRHGRWRCWDWRASTYRGYAEFWYDGRMRRGYRVAYTALIGPVPAGLVLDHRCRNRRCCNPSHLEPVTSRENTLRGSGPTAINARKRACARGHRYTTANTYRRGGYRYCRQCIVINARNRQRKRAAP, from the coding sequence ATGGGAGTAGCCGCGAAACTCGGCGACCCGCGGTTACCGGAACGATTCTGGGACAAGGTCGCGGTCGTACGGCACGGCCGCTGGCGATGCTGGGACTGGCGCGCCTCGACCTACCGCGGCTACGCCGAATTCTGGTACGACGGCCGGATGCGCCGCGGCTACCGCGTCGCCTACACCGCGCTCATCGGCCCCGTCCCCGCCGGTCTCGTGCTGGATCATCGTTGCCGAAACAGGCGCTGCTGCAATCCATCCCACTTGGAGCCGGTCACCTCGCGGGAGAACACGTTGCGCGGTAGCGGGCCGACGGCGATCAACGCCCGCAAACGCGCTTGTGCTCGCGGGCACCGGTACACAACGGCGAACACCTACCGGCGCGGCGGATATCGGTATTGCCGCCAATGCATCGTCATCAATGCCCGCAATCGGCAGCGGAAGCGAGCCGCGCCATGA
- the dnaN gene encoding DNA polymerase III subunit beta encodes MRFHDDAGITMMQAVVEHKAFAAAVAAVSKAVPERPIAPEHGGIVLSADQNKLTLSACDLETSLLSRLEAQVLRPGDTLVSGRLLARLTKELPRTEIHLGLSARVLAIEAGASVFGLPTMASTTYPALPTPAAATATVDGERFAEAVTRACGALTGGDAAALKSLFGIRLEASEGRLAVVATDRWRMAITYLEWDAADARTLLPADSLAAIVRTADGVDPTLHFGTTFGLSTASMMGTTRSLAHDYPTWQRVLAYPHAAMVSMPSADLVAALRRVEVVAGKTAHVTLTTASDGFTVTVTDTGEATGSARELVHCQSIGTPITTRCNAAFLRSMVVGLKSDSVTLGFSDPADRRPLLAYPGDHARSLEKPSVPALCAVMPVR; translated from the coding sequence TTGCGATTTCACGACGACGCGGGCATCACGATGATGCAGGCAGTCGTCGAGCACAAGGCGTTCGCTGCGGCAGTAGCGGCGGTCAGCAAGGCTGTACCGGAGCGTCCGATCGCCCCCGAGCACGGCGGCATCGTGCTCAGCGCCGACCAGAACAAACTGACGCTGTCGGCCTGTGACCTCGAAACCTCGCTGCTGTCCCGCCTGGAGGCGCAAGTCCTCCGGCCCGGCGACACCCTCGTCTCCGGACGGCTACTCGCCCGGCTCACGAAAGAGCTGCCGCGCACAGAAATTCACCTGGGACTGAGCGCCAGGGTGCTGGCCATCGAGGCAGGCGCGTCGGTTTTCGGATTGCCGACCATGGCCTCGACGACCTACCCGGCCCTGCCGACTCCGGCTGCCGCAACAGCCACCGTCGACGGCGAACGGTTCGCTGAAGCGGTGACTCGCGCCTGCGGCGCGTTGACCGGTGGCGACGCCGCAGCGCTGAAATCGTTGTTCGGCATCCGGCTCGAGGCCAGCGAGGGACGGCTGGCGGTCGTCGCGACCGACAGGTGGCGCATGGCGATCACCTACCTCGAATGGGACGCCGCCGACGCGCGCACGTTGCTGCCCGCGGACTCCCTCGCGGCCATCGTGCGCACGGCCGACGGCGTAGACCCGACACTGCATTTCGGCACCACCTTCGGGCTCTCGACCGCCTCGATGATGGGCACGACACGATCGCTGGCACACGACTACCCCACATGGCAGCGCGTACTCGCCTATCCCCACGCGGCGATGGTCTCGATGCCATCCGCCGACCTCGTTGCGGCATTGCGTCGCGTCGAGGTCGTCGCAGGCAAGACCGCCCACGTCACCCTCACCACCGCCAGTGACGGATTCACGGTCACCGTGACCGATACCGGCGAGGCAACCGGCAGCGCCCGCGAGCTGGTGCACTGCCAGTCGATCGGCACACCGATCACCACCAGGTGCAACGCAGCGTTCCTCCGAAGCATGGTCGTGGGACTCAAATCCGATTCCGTCACTTTGGGATTCAGCGATCCCGCCGACCGCAGACCGCTGCTCGCCTACCCCGGCGATCATGCGCGCTCGCTCGAAAAGCCCTCTGTACCAGCCCTTTGCGCTGTCATGCCCGTGCGCTGA
- a CDS encoding phosphoadenosine phosphosulfate reductase family protein, with amino-acid sequence MAPGLDSPTPIEIVAELSELQRAKRVINLIDQAHFVYDRALEKHLEGKRLAATAILFSGGNDSTVLTHLMRSRATHAIHCNTTIGIEQTREFVRATCESLGIPLIEEIAPRTYRELVLEQGFPGPGHHIKMYQRLKERGLRQARRKLVADGRKERVAFIAGRRRQESKRRQIVPLYERVDSVIWVSPIAMWTALDLTTYRRMHSDVPLNEVSQLLHMSGECLCGSFAKPGELEEIRMWFPDVAAEIDQLQRDVAAAGHRGTKATWGNGAGTHIARTGPLCSSCDFTTTRASR; translated from the coding sequence ATGGCCCCCGGCCTGGACAGCCCGACGCCGATAGAGATCGTCGCCGAACTCTCCGAGCTGCAAAGGGCGAAACGGGTCATCAACCTCATCGATCAAGCGCACTTCGTCTACGACCGAGCGCTGGAAAAACACTTGGAGGGAAAGCGGTTAGCAGCCACGGCGATCCTGTTCTCCGGCGGCAACGACTCGACTGTGCTGACACATCTGATGCGCTCGCGAGCCACGCACGCAATCCACTGCAACACGACGATCGGCATCGAGCAGACACGCGAATTCGTCAGGGCGACCTGCGAGTCACTGGGCATCCCCCTGATCGAGGAGATCGCCCCGCGTACCTACCGGGAACTGGTACTCGAGCAGGGATTCCCCGGTCCAGGCCATCACATCAAGATGTATCAGCGATTGAAGGAGCGAGGACTACGCCAGGCCCGCAGGAAGCTTGTCGCCGACGGTCGCAAGGAACGGGTCGCATTCATCGCCGGTCGGCGACGGCAGGAATCGAAGCGGCGTCAGATCGTGCCGCTGTATGAGCGCGTGGATTCGGTGATCTGGGTTTCGCCGATCGCGATGTGGACAGCACTGGACTTGACCACCTATCGGCGGATGCACAGCGACGTACCACTCAACGAAGTGTCACAGCTGCTGCACATGTCCGGCGAGTGCTTGTGCGGGTCCTTCGCCAAACCTGGTGAGCTGGAAGAGATCCGAATGTGGTTCCCGGACGTCGCCGCCGAGATCGACCAATTGCAACGCGACGTCGCCGCCGCAGGCCATCGCGGGACCAAAGCAACGTGGGGCAACGGGGCGGGCACACACATTGCGCGCACTGGGCCATTGTGCAGCTCTTGCGATTTCACGACGACGCGGGCATCACGATGA
- a CDS encoding WhiB family transcriptional regulator — MNNPYQATPSDEREDWRHRALCRDQPPERWSTDLLPKGHELREAAAAQRCAGCDVIAACAKFHLRRRATVGMVVAGIAVGGRNCTPASDTRRLEAVAAGRPVVVEPIREIKTEPCRRCGDPMATRTALSEARFPSGIREKDSYGRCRKCAQVIRYHAKKAAAVA, encoded by the coding sequence GTGAACAACCCGTATCAGGCCACGCCGAGCGATGAGCGGGAGGACTGGCGCCACCGCGCCCTGTGCCGGGACCAGCCGCCGGAACGATGGTCGACCGATCTGCTCCCGAAAGGTCATGAACTCCGCGAAGCTGCGGCGGCGCAGCGCTGCGCCGGATGCGACGTCATCGCCGCCTGCGCGAAGTTCCACCTGCGCCGTCGCGCGACGGTAGGCATGGTCGTCGCGGGCATCGCCGTCGGCGGCAGGAACTGCACACCAGCGTCGGACACGCGTCGCCTCGAAGCAGTCGCGGCCGGACGGCCAGTGGTGGTGGAGCCGATCAGGGAGATCAAAACCGAGCCGTGCCGCCGGTGCGGCGATCCCATGGCCACGCGAACAGCGCTCTCGGAGGCCCGCTTTCCGTCGGGCATCCGAGAGAAGGACTCCTACGGCCGGTGCCGCAAATGCGCGCAGGTGATTCGCTACCACGCCAAGAAGGCGGCGGCCGTCGCATGA
- a CDS encoding RNA methyltransferase, which produces MINGNVDRINVNVDRSDESVGSLGWLRHSGASGTTRLTAAAHAHRASSSGVRKATFGTEMSSAAILLERLTCMSIRGYYGIGIWHPKRAANVGGLWRSAMSYDAALIATVGRRYATQASDTCATPKSVPLHHYSDIDDLVGHLPHSCPLVAVELDSRAESLTAFAHPARAMYLLGAEDHGLPASVLDRCHRIVTVPTPAPWSLNVAVAGTLVMHDRYLKRLRLPVPE; this is translated from the coding sequence GTGATCAACGGAAACGTCGATCGGATCAACGTAAACGTTGATAGAAGCGACGAAAGTGTTGGCTCCTTGGGCTGGCTTCGCCACTCGGGCGCCAGCGGGACGACCCGCCTCACCGCAGCGGCACACGCGCACCGTGCGAGCTCCTCCGGGGTGAGGAAAGCAACCTTTGGCACTGAAATGAGCAGTGCCGCAATACTTCTCGAAAGGCTGACTTGTATGTCGATCAGAGGCTACTACGGCATCGGTATCTGGCACCCCAAGCGGGCGGCGAACGTCGGGGGATTGTGGCGCTCGGCAATGAGCTACGACGCGGCGCTGATCGCCACGGTCGGACGCCGCTACGCCACTCAGGCATCCGACACGTGCGCCACGCCGAAGTCCGTGCCGTTGCATCACTACAGCGACATCGACGACCTCGTGGGCCATCTCCCGCACAGCTGCCCGCTGGTCGCAGTGGAGCTCGACTCGCGCGCCGAATCGCTGACAGCGTTCGCGCATCCGGCCCGTGCGATGTACCTGCTGGGCGCTGAGGATCACGGACTGCCCGCGTCAGTGCTCGACCGTTGCCATCGCATCGTGACCGTGCCGACCCCCGCGCCGTGGAGCCTCAATGTCGCAGTGGCCGGGACGCTGGTGATGCATGACCGGTATCTCAAGCGCCTTCGACTTCCGGTCCCGGAATGA
- a CDS encoding helix-turn-helix domain-containing protein, whose translation MDDHVAGRIRLIRAIREQQGLSRQTLARRAGISWKWLSTIEQGAGNPSEKAIAQLFNGLGVGAELQHNILAQFRMNALPRAEFDAEDQAELDAHPYPMWAQHMSSHDVYGTNEQYERMFPGIKPGTNAMVWTVTDPRARELMPDWLHDARVMVQWFLTMSTVLVEPAHRDEIISQCAVNDIWEMLCTPLRPHLLIRRTLTVYDPEIERVRTFTRLVSEAHMPEARPWAVGKLVPRPDEPPVIG comes from the coding sequence GTGGATGACCATGTAGCGGGGCGAATTCGCCTGATCAGAGCAATCCGCGAGCAACAGGGACTGAGTCGGCAGACGCTTGCGCGACGTGCAGGAATCAGCTGGAAATGGCTCAGCACAATAGAACAGGGGGCGGGCAACCCCTCGGAGAAAGCAATTGCACAGCTATTTAATGGCCTGGGTGTCGGCGCCGAGTTGCAGCACAACATCCTGGCGCAGTTCCGGATGAATGCACTGCCCCGTGCCGAGTTCGACGCCGAGGACCAGGCCGAACTGGATGCTCACCCCTACCCCATGTGGGCTCAGCACATGTCGTCGCACGACGTCTACGGCACCAATGAGCAATACGAGCGCATGTTTCCCGGCATCAAACCGGGCACCAACGCGATGGTCTGGACGGTCACCGACCCCCGCGCCCGCGAACTCATGCCGGACTGGCTCCACGACGCCCGCGTGATGGTTCAGTGGTTCCTGACAATGTCGACGGTGCTCGTCGAACCCGCTCACCGCGACGAGATCATCTCGCAGTGTGCCGTCAACGACATCTGGGAGATGCTGTGCACGCCGCTACGCCCTCACCTGCTGATCCGCCGGACGCTGACCGTCTACGACCCCGAGATCGAGCGAGTTCGCACCTTCACCCGGCTCGTGTCCGAGGCACACATGCCCGAAGCGCGGCCATGGGCAGTAGGCAAACTGGTGCCACGCCCGGACGAGCCGCCCGTCATCGGATGA
- a CDS encoding site-specific integrase, translating into MAATSARKEKFKTPGKTRRRDHGNGGDFMRKGAWVRTIVLREILGKDWEPEPGGLGGKRGIIEVSAKDRAECKAKYEAKVADIRRLGGTPLANGETVLDLMQYWLDHIKKPEIDPTTLGSYQSVINCQIGPSIGHIDRNKLTSAHVRFMHQYVLDEGRSTRTAQVAYDRLSQAWGDLAKEVPPKVRVNPCAAVRRPKADSKVRDTHTAEQARQVLLTARRDRLLTRWAVAYIMPVRQGEALGLEDDRIDLDKMVIDFSWQLKRLPLKKGADPDDPDRFDVRKGYVHRPVYRGHALAKLKSKKPKLIPIPDPLGPLFEQYLRVRPANEHGLTWVGTDGHPIDAADDLEAWYSLLARADTKAIPVPEIVLHGARHTGNALLQELGVPEDVRMQILGQSTVTAQRAYQHLSMAAAREALGNLGVLLEPA; encoded by the coding sequence ATGGCTGCAACCTCGGCACGCAAAGAGAAGTTCAAGACGCCCGGCAAGACCCGGCGGCGCGACCACGGTAACGGCGGGGATTTCATGCGCAAAGGCGCGTGGGTCAGGACCATCGTGCTTCGCGAAATCCTGGGTAAGGATTGGGAGCCCGAGCCGGGCGGCCTCGGCGGCAAGCGCGGCATCATCGAGGTCTCGGCGAAAGACCGAGCCGAGTGCAAGGCGAAGTACGAAGCCAAGGTCGCCGACATTCGACGGCTCGGTGGCACACCCTTGGCAAACGGTGAGACAGTGCTGGATCTCATGCAGTACTGGCTCGACCACATCAAGAAGCCGGAGATCGATCCGACGACGCTGGGCTCCTACCAGTCGGTCATCAACTGTCAGATAGGCCCGTCGATCGGTCATATCGATCGCAACAAGCTCACCTCGGCGCACGTGCGGTTCATGCATCAATACGTCCTGGACGAGGGTAGGAGCACGCGAACAGCTCAGGTGGCCTATGACCGCCTGAGTCAGGCATGGGGCGATCTGGCGAAGGAGGTTCCGCCCAAGGTCCGCGTGAATCCGTGCGCCGCGGTCCGGCGTCCCAAGGCCGACTCCAAGGTTCGTGACACACATACCGCCGAGCAGGCGCGGCAGGTGCTGCTGACCGCGCGCAGGGACCGGCTGCTGACTCGATGGGCGGTCGCCTACATCATGCCGGTTCGACAGGGCGAGGCGTTGGGGCTCGAGGACGACCGCATCGACCTCGACAAGATGGTTATCGACTTCTCCTGGCAGCTCAAAAGGTTGCCGCTGAAAAAGGGTGCTGATCCCGACGATCCGGACCGCTTCGATGTCCGCAAAGGCTATGTCCACAGGCCGGTCTACCGTGGGCACGCACTCGCCAAGCTCAAGAGCAAAAAACCCAAGCTCATCCCGATCCCGGACCCGCTCGGCCCGCTGTTCGAGCAGTACTTGCGCGTGCGTCCAGCGAACGAGCACGGGCTGACGTGGGTCGGTACCGATGGTCATCCGATCGACGCCGCCGACGATCTGGAAGCGTGGTACTCGCTGCTGGCCCGCGCGGACACCAAGGCCATTCCCGTTCCCGAGATCGTGCTGCACGGAGCCCGTCACACTGGCAACGCTCTCCTACAGGAATTGGGAGTTCCGGAGGATGTCCGGATGCAGATCCTCGGACAGAGCACGGTTACAGCGCAGAGGGCATACCAGCACTTGAGCATGGCTGCTGCACGCGAGGCTCTCGGCAACCTCGGCGTGTTGCTCGAGCCTGCATAA
- a CDS encoding methyltransferase, with protein sequence MSVSTVTWTEAEIIHCAPWHSECAAPAPRRVLVADDRTSAATAYRLACEGTALLWRGDYHNARQLLRAMTRRIDRKTPALLDDPADAFRAQRRARGHRARVLGKLLVELDADHALALRRAPDVRRACAEAYGPARTPMLVALTELLGVLGAAQWREKGVPIPALGASIHPHYGVFSPVRGEYVDLVVRAALPVVPATAFDLGTGTGVLAAVLARRGVRRVIATDANPRALTCARENLARLALADTVEVLGPTLYPEGRADLIVCNPPWLPARPTSALEHGVYDADSHMLREFLAGVPAHLTPGGEAWLILSDLAEHLGLRTRADLHTHITAAGLRILDRLDTTPHHSRTQDSTDPLHTARAAEVTSLWRLTPT encoded by the coding sequence TTGTCCGTGTCCACCGTGACCTGGACCGAAGCCGAAATCATCCATTGCGCCCCTTGGCATTCCGAATGCGCGGCACCGGCGCCCAGGCGCGTCCTGGTCGCCGACGACCGGACCTCCGCCGCCACCGCGTACCGCCTGGCCTGCGAGGGCACCGCCCTGCTGTGGCGCGGCGACTACCACAATGCCCGTCAGCTGCTTCGCGCGATGACGCGGCGCATCGACCGGAAAACGCCTGCGCTCCTGGATGATCCGGCGGACGCGTTCCGTGCACAACGCCGGGCCCGCGGCCATCGTGCCCGGGTGCTCGGCAAGCTGCTCGTCGAACTCGACGCCGACCATGCGCTGGCGTTGCGGCGCGCCCCCGACGTACGCCGGGCCTGTGCCGAGGCGTACGGCCCGGCCCGCACGCCCATGCTTGTCGCGCTCACCGAACTGCTGGGGGTGCTCGGTGCCGCGCAGTGGCGCGAAAAGGGTGTTCCCATACCGGCTCTCGGCGCCAGCATCCATCCGCACTACGGCGTATTCTCCCCCGTCCGTGGCGAATACGTCGATCTCGTCGTACGCGCCGCCCTACCCGTCGTGCCCGCTACGGCGTTCGATCTGGGCACGGGGACCGGCGTACTGGCCGCGGTACTTGCCCGGCGCGGTGTCCGCCGCGTCATCGCCACCGACGCCAACCCGCGCGCCCTGACCTGCGCCCGCGAGAACCTGGCTCGACTGGCGCTCGCCGACACCGTCGAGGTCCTCGGCCCCACCCTGTATCCGGAGGGCCGCGCCGACCTGATCGTCTGCAACCCGCCCTGGTTGCCCGCTCGCCCCACCTCCGCCCTCGAACACGGCGTCTACGACGCCGACAGCCACATGCTCCGCGAGTTCCTCGCCGGCGTCCCCGCGCATCTCACCCCCGGCGGCGAAGCCTGGCTCATCCTCTCCGACCTGGCCGAACATCTCGGCCTGCGCACCCGGGCCGATCTGCACACCCACATCACCGCCGCGGGCCTGCGCATCCTCGACCGCCTCGACACCACCCCCCACCACTCCCGCACCCAAGACAGCACCGACCCCCTGCACACCGCCCGAGCCGCCGAAGTCACCTCCCTCTGGCGCCTGACCCCCACCTAA